In Apium graveolens cultivar Ventura chromosome 10, ASM990537v1, whole genome shotgun sequence, the following are encoded in one genomic region:
- the LOC141691170 gene encoding protein FAR1-RELATED SEQUENCE 5-like, whose product MLMRGVPYLNQIFQSVDKAGHFFRAYALQNEFAIKIQASHRNKDNEIYGRLYVCRLYGKSVVAESSKNKRRREVLPKIERKVRIYVNTVTRSLIKTLYGSGVHNCQVMNVIGNIHGGNDKVGFNVQHVRNVLRDERKKKFEIGDVQARLDLLHRLNEESGSKYFIRTEVDEENRLNFLVWIDPRCIMAYQNFGDVVAFDTTYRTNRYAMPFIPFIGVNHYYQLVIFGYTLMRDKHASTFDWILRTWLEGVGNKPPLTIITDQDQAMASAIAARWASFVEKYHLQEHKWLNGLYELKHKWILAYTRNTFSAFQNRTSRSEGMNSFFDKYVSSAMGLKKFIENAQKTLARQFMREKEEDYVTIYLKRPMKMYTTLKYHASCIYTKEIFRRFQDELVESSKYFVEKDRKASEEGERMWNVYTYYSCYRPMSEPTRRNIYFVAFEKASFLGICTCRMFEHSGLPCRHILVIFTKKRVSEIPTYYINSRWTMHVNRVDGVLPYDLDVGQSHGMTSTDRFNRMTMLIMSFCQSSIASKERYDYAVGVMNREIPILERMSVDGIKSYESNYHAPNASAHEEPIFDPIMSQTKGRKKDVRFKSPIEPIGKNEKPPRKCAYCQMEGHDKRKCASRLEDLRNAQELQYN is encoded by the exons ATGTTGATGAGGGGAGTTCCATATTTGAATCAAATTTTTCAAAGTGTGGATAAGGCCGGTCATTTTTTTAGGGCTTATGCTTTACAAAATGAATTTGCTATTAAAATTCAAGCGAGCCATCGTAATAAAGACAACGAGATATATGGTCGTTTATATGTTTGTAGGCTTTATGGAAAAAGTGTCGTCGCCGAGAGTAGTAAAAATAAACGGCGTAGAGAGGTTCTTCCAAAAATTGAGCGCAAGGTGAGGAT ATATGTCAACACCGTTACCCGTAGTTTGATTAAAACGCTTTATGGTTCAGGGGTTCATAATTGTCAAGTGATGAATGTGATTGGTAACATTCATGGAGGTAATGATAAAGTTGGTTTCAATGTTCAACATGTTAGGAATGTGTTAAGAGACGAGAGGAAGAAAAAGTTTGAGATTGGTGACGTCCAAGCGAGGTTGGACTTGTTGCATAGGTTGAATGAAGAAAGTggttctaaatattttattaggaCCGAAGTTGATGAAGAGAATCGTTTGAACTTTCTAGTATGGATTGATCCGAGATGTATAATGGCCTACCAAAATTTTGGCGATGTTGTGGCTTTTGATACCACTTATCGGACAAATAGATATGCAATGCCATTTATCCCATTTATCGGGGTCAATCATTATTATCAATTGGTTATTTTCGGGTATACATTGATGCGGGATAAACACGCATCAACTTTTGACTGGATTCTTCGTACTTGGCTTGAAGGTGTGGGGAATAAGCCTCCATTGACTATAATCACGGATCAAGATCAAGCCATGGCAAGCGCTATTGCG GCTAGATGGGCATCATTTGTGGAAAAGTATCACTTGCAAGAGCATAAATGGTTAAATGGGTTATATGAGTTGAAGCACAAGTGGATTCTTGCATATACTAGAAACACATTTTCGGCGTTTCAAAATAGAACATCGAGGAGTGAGGGGATGAATTCTTTCTTTGATAAGTATGTAAGTTCGGCAATGGGTTTAAAGAAATTCATTGAAAATGCTCAAAAAACATTGGCAAGGCAATTCATGAGGGAGAAGGAAGAAGATTATGTCACCATTTATCTAAAACGTCCCATGAAAATGTATACCACATTGAAGTATCATGCTTCTTGTATTTACACTAAGGAAATATTTAGAAGATTTCAAGATGAATTGGTTGAGTCTTCAAAATACTTTGTTGAAAAAGACCGAAAAGCTAGTGAAGAAGGGGAGAGAATGTGGAATGTTTATACGTACTATAGTTGTTATAGGCCCATGTCCGAGCCTACGAGAAGAAATATTTATTTTGTGGCATTCGAGAAAGCAAGCTTTTTGGGAATTTGTACATGTAGAATGTTTGAACATTCTGGGCTACCTTGTAGACACATATTGGTGATCTTCACTAAGAAACGGGTTTCGGAAATTCCCACGTATTACATAAATTCGAGGTGGACAATGCATGTCAACAGAGTTGATGGTGTGTTGCCTTACGATTTGGATGTTGGACAAAGTCATGGGATGACCTCAACCGACCGATTTAATAGAATGACAATGTTAATCATGAGTTTTTGTCAAAGTAGCATTGCATCCAAGGAACGGTATGATTATGCCGTTGGAGTGATGAATCGAGAAATACCAATTCTTGAAAGAATGAGCGTTGATGGAATTAAATCTTACGAAAGCAATTATCATGCTCCAAATGCAAGTGCTCATGAAGAACCAATTTTTGACCCTATTATGTCCCAAACTAAAGGGAGGAAAAAGGACGTTCGTTTCAAAAGTCCCATAGAACCGATTGGTAAAAATGAGAAGCCGCCAAGAAAGTGCGCCTATTGTCAAATGGAaggccatgataaaagaaagtgTGCTAGTAGACTAGAAGATCTTAGAAATGCTCAAGAATTGCAATATAATTAG
- the LOC141689275 gene encoding CBL-interacting protein kinase 2-like, whose amino-acid sequence MENRGVLMQKYELGKFLGQGTFAKVYHARNLATGMSVAIKMIDKEKVLKVGMIEQIKREISVMRLVRHPHIVQLYEVMATKSKIYFVIEYVKGGELFNKVAKGRLKEDVARKYFQQLISAIDFCHSRGVYHRDLKPENILLDENGNLKVSDFGLSALAESKRQDGLLHTTCGTPAYVAPEVINRKGYDGGKADIWSCGVILYVLLAGFLPFHDANLMEMYRKIGKAEFKFPNWFPTEARRLISKMLDPNPCTRITIAKIMENSWFRRGYDSKARRGEMEMAEPAVNDVDVFGPSHNSNSVVEAQKEGEKLGNLNAFDIISLSPGFDLSGLFEEKVQNKEVRFTSAQPAKTIIAKLEDVARRLRLKVVKKDAGLLKMEGSKEGRKGVLAIDAEIFEITSSFHLIELKKTGGDTLEYQKTMNQHIRPGLKDIVWSWQGDLAEPEQPPDLPLS is encoded by the coding sequence ATGGAAAATAGAGGTGTTTTGATGCAAAAGTATGAGTTGGGGAAGTTTTTAGGTCAAGGTACATTTGCCAAAGTCTATCATGCAAGGAACCTTGCCACTGGCATGAGTGTGGCCATCAAGATGATTGACAAGGAAAAGGTTTTGAAGGTTGGGATGATTGAACAAATCAAGCGGGAGATTTCGGTCATGAGATTGGTCAGGCACCCACACATAGTACAGCTTTATGAGGTCATGGCCACCAAAAGCAAGATTTATTTTGTAATTGAATATGTGAAAGGTGGCGAGCTCTTCAATAAGGTGGCCAAAGGGAGGCTCAAGGAGGATGTTGCTAGAAAATATTTTCAACAACTGATTAGTGCAATTGACTTTTGCCATAGCAGAGGTGTTTATCACAGGGACTTGAAACCAGAGAACATATTGTTAGATGAGAATGGGAATCTTAAGGTATCAGACTTTGGGTTGAGCGCCCTTGCCGAATCAAAGCGTCAAGATGGATTGCTTCACACAACATGCGGAACACCTGCATATGTTGCTCCCGAAGTAATAAATAGAAAAGGTTATGATGGAGGTAAAGCTGACATCTGGTCATGTGGGGTGATTTTGTATGTTCTTTTGGCTGGATTTCTTCCGTTCCATGATGCAAATCTGATGGAAATGTATAGGAAGATTGGCAAGGCAGAGTTCAAGTTTCCAAACTGGTTTCCAACTGAAGCACGCAGGTTGATATCAAAAATGCTCGACCCAAACCCATGTACCAGGATAACTATTGCTAAAATTATGGAAAATTCATGGTTCCGTAGAGGGTATGATTCCAAGGCCAGAAGAGGTGAAATGGAAATGGCAGAACCAGCAGTTAATGATGTTGATGTTTTTGGCCCTTCTCATAATAGCAACAGCGTGGTTGAAGCACAGAAAGAAGGGGAGAAACTTGGCAACTTAAATGCTTTTGATATCATATCACTTTCGCCTGGGTTTGACTTGTCTGGTCTTTTCGAAGAAAAAGTGCAAAATAAAGAAGTAAGGTTCACATCTGCACAGCCAGCCAAGACTATCATCGCTAAGCTGGAGGATGTGGCTAGAAGACTGAGGTTAAAAGTGGTGAAGAAAGATGCAGGATTGTTGAAGATGGAAGGTTCTAAGGAAGGCCGGAAAGGTGTCCTGGCCATTGATGCAGAGATATTTGAGATTACTTCTTCTTTTCATTTGATCGAGTTGAAAAAAACTGGCGGAGACACCTTGGAATATCAGAAGACAATGAATCAGCATATAAGGCCAGGGCTGAAAGACATTGTATGGAGTTGGCAGGGTGATCTAGCAGAACCCGAGCAACCACCAGATCTACCGCTTTCTTAA
- the LOC141691171 gene encoding uncharacterized protein LOC141691171 has translation MTGDKTSDTSTFHRAFSVSNIKNHIPITLEMENVHYASWAELFLNAATSFEVADHIIPPKDSVITKDANWARLDAIVKQWIYSTISLDLLHTILKLGATAQQTWERLKDIFNDNKSSRVVYLEQQFSQIHMDNFPNASSYCQSLKMLADQLDNVGAPISEDRL, from the coding sequence ATGACCGGCGACAAAACTTCTGACACATCCACATTCCACCGAGCCTTCTCCGTTTCCAACATCAAAAACCATATACCAATCACTCTTGAAATGGAAAATGTACACTACGCATCTTGGGCCGAGTTGTTCCTTAATGCCGCCACCTCCTTTGAAGTTGCAGACCATATTATCCCCCCTAAAGACAGCGTTATCACCAAAGATGCTAATTGGGCGCGTCTTGATGCGATTGTTAAACAATGGATCTATAGCACCATCTCTCTCGATCTCCTTCACACAATTCTCAAACTCGGTGCCACCGCTCAACAGACATGGGAACGACTCAAAGACATCTTTAACGACAACAAAAGCTCTAGAGTCGTCTACCTTGAGCAACAATTTTCTCAGATTCACATGGATAACTTCCCCAACGCGTCGTCCTATTGCCAATCTTTAAAGATGCTGGCCGACCAATTAGACAACGTCGGAGCACCTATCTCCGAGGACCGATTATGA